The Fretibacterium sp. OH1220_COT-178 genomic interval AGGTCCCCTGCGGATATCATCCTACAGTAGCCCCTCCTGGAATACGGAATACTTACTTTTGGGTGCTGGCCTCTTTTTCGGCTAAACAGCGCCGATACGATCTGGCTATTCCAGATCCTGAATATCTGAAGTTTTGAATGCTTGAGGAAGAAATCATAATGGAAATTTATAGAGAGTCGGAGCATCGCTCTCTGACGGAGACCGAGATCCTCGAAGATCTCAAAACGCTGCTGGCCGGGTACCCTTCCCTCAAAAAGGTGCTGATTATTCCTCCGGACTTCACCCGCTTCCATTCTATGGCTGGAGAGATCACAGGGCTGCTTTGGCGGGAATTGAAAGGCCATGCGACCGTTCACGTAATGCCTGCCTTAGGCACACATATGGAGATGAGCGATGGGGAGCGGCTGAAGATGTTCGGCCCTCATATACCTAAAGCATGTTTTTTGACGCACCGCTGGCAGACCGATACTGTCTCGATCGGTCGTGTACCGGCGGACGTAACCGAGGAGATCTCAGGTGGCCTTTTTGCCACAGATATCGAGGTGGAGGTCAACAAGCAGCTTCTCTCGGGAGGATACGACCTGATCTTGTCCGTGGGACAAGTGGTTCCCCACGAGGTCGTTGGCATGGCAAACTACAGCAAGAACATCTTCGTCGGGATCGGCGGGCGGCAAATGATCAACAAAACCCACATGCTGGGCGCCTTGTGCGGCATTGAAGAGGCTCTCGGCAACGGGGACGCTCCGGTACGTCAAGTTTTCGATTACGCGCAGGAACACTTTCTCGGGGATTTTCCATTAGTCTATATCCTGACGGTCACAACTAGACATGGGAGGGACACCCATCTGAACGGCCTTTACATTGGCCCCTCCAGAAGGCCCTATGAAGAAGCCGTAAAGCTCTCGCAAAAACTGAACATCACCTACTTGGACCGCCCCGTCAAAAAGGTGG includes:
- a CDS encoding lactate racemase domain-containing protein, which translates into the protein MEIYRESEHRSLTETEILEDLKTLLAGYPSLKKVLIIPPDFTRFHSMAGEITGLLWRELKGHATVHVMPALGTHMEMSDGERLKMFGPHIPKACFLTHRWQTDTVSIGRVPADVTEEISGGLFATDIEVEVNKQLLSGGYDLILSVGQVVPHEVVGMANYSKNIFVGIGGRQMINKTHMLGALCGIEEALGNGDAPVRQVFDYAQEHFLGDFPLVYILTVTTRHGRDTHLNGLYIGPSRRPYEEAVKLSQKLNITYLDRPVKKVVTYLDPHEFKTTWVGNKGIYRTRMIIADGGELLILAPGIRACGENPEIDAIIRAYGYRGRNTTLKLYNEGVFENRTMVAAHLIHGSTDGRFQVIYATDPALFSGKEVEAIGYEHMELAKALSIYDPDTLEDGFHTLPDGTDFYFVKAPAMGLWKLSTGIS